The genomic region CCACCAACGCGACCAAGCCGTGCACCCCCTTTCGGAAATCCACCGGCCGCGTCGCCATCCACACCCGCAGCCCAGCTCGTGGCGCAATCAACCTACCCCTCGCACCGCCGCCAACACCATCGCCAGCGTCGCCGCATCCACGCCCGCCGTGACCCGGATGCTCACATCCGCCACCGCAATCTCAATGCTGCCGGCCACCCGCTGCTGTCGCTGATCCGCAGCTGCGTCGTCGCAGAGCAGCACCGGTACAAACGACGCTGGTGGGGACCGCAATTCCTCGTTTGCTTTTTCGCTCGCCTCCATCGTCTGCAAGGTCCTCGCCTGCCGCCGCCAGGTGAACACAAGGCTTTCGTTCACACCATGCCGGGCCGCAACCTCCGACACTCGCACACCGGTCGCATAGCTCTCCGCTACAATCGCCGCCTTTTGCGCTGCCGACCACTGCCGGCGTCCGCCCCCTGCGCTCACCCGGCTCGCCAGACCACCATCCCGTGCCATCCCGTCCATCGCCGTGCCCTCCTTCAAACAAGAACGGCACCTATCATCTCCGCGCGCACGCGACTTTCGTAGGTGAGGTCGTCACAATGCTTACTCGGGATCATTCGCGCAGCGCCGCCAGCACGCGGCGCAAGGCGGCCAGGTTCACGTCGCTGCCAACGCGCACCTGCCGTCCGTTGCCCAGTTCGATCTCGATCAGGCCGGACGGCGCGGCCGGTCGCGCGGGAGCGGATGGGCGCGCCGCAGGGGGAGGTGGCGCCGGTGCCGCTGTCGGCGCCGCGTCGATCATGCGCACCGGCATGAAGATCGGCGTCTCCGCCGCCGTCAGCACACCCTCGCGCACCTGACGCCGCCACGTGAACAACAGGCTCTCGCAGACGCCGTGTCGGGCCGCGACGGCGCGGATCGAAGCGCCAGTCTCCTGCGTCTCCGCCACCAGCCGGAGCTTCTCCGCCGTGCTCCACCGACGGCGGCGCTCCCGACCCGTGATGATCTCGACCACCCCGTCCATCAACACAACCTCAAGCGCCGACTTAAACAGCTACTTAAAGCGGCGATCGGCGTCGAACCCAGGCGGCCTTCGGCGAAGGATTACCCTGAAACCTCACGAAATTCCCACCACGCTGGCTCATCTACACCATGGGATCACGAAACGACCAACGGAAAGCCGAGGTTAGGTGGTGGTGGCGCGATACCTGTTTGATCGTTTATTTAACAAATCAATATTAATGCTTTAGTGCATTGATATAGCTAAGCTGTCGAACTAATTCGGTATTAGTGGGTAGTAGATCGAGTGCCGCGCATGTCGCCTCTCGAGCTGAATTTATATCGTTTTTTTGTAGGTGTAATTTGGCCAGCTGGATATGAGAGTGTGCATCAAAAGAATTGGCGGCGACGGCGCGTTTGGCCCAGTTGAACGCGGCTTCGAAATCCCCACGTCGGGTGGCGATGTCGCTCATGCGGCGGAGGAAGCCAGAATTGGCGGGCTCGATCTCCAGCGCCCTGGCGACCGCGGCCTCGGCCGCGGCCGCGGCCAGGGCGCCACGCTGCAGATGCAGCGTGGCCTGATGGTTGTAGGAGTGGGGATCGGCGGGATTGGCGACGATGGCGCGGTCGGCCCAGTCGAAGGCGGCTTCGAAATCCCCACGTCGGGCGGCGATGTCGCTCATGCGGCGGAGGAAGCCGGAATTGGTGGGGTCGAGCTCTAATGCCTTGCCCACTGTGACCTCGGCAGCCGTCAGATTCCCATGCTGTAAGTGTAACGTAGCCTGATGGTTGTAGGAGTGGGGGTCGGCGGGATTGGCACTGACGGCGCGGCCGGCCCAGTCGAAGGCGGCGGCGAAGTCGCCACGCCGCGCGGCGATGTCGCTCATGCGGCGGAGGAAGCCGGGATTGGCGGGCTCGATCTCCAGCGCCCTGGCGACCGCGGCCTCGGCCTCGGCCAGGGCGCCGCGCTGCAGATGCAGCGTGGCCTGATGGTTGTAGGAGTGGGGGTCGGCGGGATTGGCACTGACGGCGCGGCCGGCCCAGTCGAAGGCGGCGGCGAAGTCGCCACGCCGCGCGGCGATGTCGCTCATGCGGCGGAGGAAGCCGGGATTGGCGGGCTCGATCTCCAGCGCCCTGGCGACCGCGGCCTCGGCCTCGGCCAGGGCGCCGCGCTGCAGATGCAGCGTGGCCTGATGGTTGTAGGAGTGGGGGTCGGCGGGATTGGCACTGACGGCGCGGCCGGCCCAGTCGAAGGCGGCGGCGAAGTCGCCACGCCGCGCGGCGATGTCGCTCATGCGGCGGAGGAAGCCGGGATTGGCGGGCTCGATCTCCAGCGCCCTGGCGACCGCGGCCTCGGCCTCGGCCAGGGCGCCGCGCTGCAGATGCAGCGTGGCCTGATGGTTGTAGGAGTGGGGGTCGGCGGGATTGGCACTGACGGCGCGGCCGGCCCAGTCGAAGGCGGCGGCGAAGTCGCCACGCCGCGCGGCGATGTCGCTCATGCGGCGGAGGAAGCCGGGATTGGCGGGCTCGATCTCCAGCGCCCTGGCGACCGCGGCCTCGGCCTCGGCCAGGGCGCCGCGCTGCAGATGCAGCGTGGCCTGATGGTTGTAGGAGTGGGGGTCGGCGGGATTGGCACTGACGGCGCGGCCGGCCCAGTCGAAGGCGGCGGCGAAGTCGCCACGCCGCGCGGCGATGTCGCTCATGCGGCGGAGGAAGCCGGGATTGGCGGGCTCGATCTCCAGCGCCCTGGCGACCGCGGCCTCGGCCTCGGCCAGGGCGCCGCGCTGCAGATGCAGCGTGGCCTGATGGTTGTAGGAGTGGGGGTCGGCGGGATTGGCACTGACGGCGCGGCCGGCCCAGTCGAAGGCGGCGGCGAAGTCGCCACGCCGCGCGGCGATGTCGCTCATGCGGCGGAGGAAGCCGGGATTGGCGGGCTCGATCTCCAGCGCCCTGGCGACCGCGGCCTCGGCCTCGGCCAGGGCGCCGCGCTGCAGATGCAGCGTGGCCTGATGGTTGTAGGAGTGGGGGTCGGCGGGATTGGCACTGACGGCGCGGCCGGCCCAGTCGAAGGCGGCGGCGAAGTCGCCACGCCGCGCGGCGATGTCGCTCATGCGGCGGAGGAAGCCGGGATTGGCGGGCTCGATCTCCAGCGCCCTGGCGACCGCGGCCTCGGCCTCGGCCAGGGCGCCGCGCTGCAGATGCAGCGTGGCCTGATGGTTGTAGGAGTGGGGGTCGGCGGGATTGGCACTGACGGCGCGGCCGGCCCAGTCGAAGGCGGCGGCGAAGTCGCCACGCCGCGCGGCGATGTCGCTCATGCGGCGGAGGAAGCCGGGATTGGCGGGCTCGATCTCCAGCGCCCTGGCGACCGCGGCCTCGGCCTCGGCCAGGGCGCCGCGCTGCAGATGCAGCGTGGCCTGATGGTTGTAGGAGTGGGGGTCGGCGGGATTGGCACTGACGGCGCGGCCGGCCCAGTCGAAGGCGGCGGCGAAGTCGCCACGCCGCGCGGCGATGTCGCTCATGCGGCGGAGGAAGCCGGGATTGGCGGGCTCGATCTCCAGCGCCCTGGCGACCGCGGCCTCGGCCTCGGCCAGGGCGCCGCGCTGCAGATGCAGCGTGGCCTGATGGTTGTAGGAGTGGGGGTCGGCGGGATTGGCACTGACGGCGCGGCCGGCCCAGTCGAAGGCGGCGGCGAAGTCGCCACGCCGCGCGGCGATGTCGCTCATGCGGCGGAGGAAGCCGGGATTGGCGGGCTCGATCTCCAGCGCCCTGGCGACCGCGGCCTCGGCCTCGGCCAGGGCGCCGCGCTGCAGATGCAGCGTGGCCTGATGGTTGTAGGAGTGGGGGTCGGCGGGATTGGCACTGACGGCGCGGCCGGCCCAGTCGAAGGCGGCGGCGAAGTCGCCACGCCGCGCGGCGATGTCGCTCATGCGGCGGAGGAAGCCGGGATTGGCGGGCTCGATCTCCAGCGCCCTGGCGACCGCGGCCTCGGCCTCGGCCAGGGCGCCGCGCTGCAGATGCAGCGTGGCCTGATGGTTGTAGGAGTGGGGGTCGGCGGGATTGGCACTGACGGCGCGGCCGGCCCAGTCGAAGGCGGCGGCGAAGTCGCCACGCCGCGCGGCGATGTCGCTCATGCGGCGGAGGAAGCCGGGATTGGCGGGCTCGATCTCCAGCGCCCTGGCGACCGCGGCCTCGGCCTCGGCCAGGGCGCCGCGCTGCAGATGCAGCGTGGCCTGATGGTTGTAGGAGTGGGGGTCGGCGGGATTGGCACTGACGGCGCGGCCGGCCCAGTCGAAGGCGGCGGCGAAGTCGCCACGCCGCGCGGCGATGTCGCTCATGCGGCGGAGGAAGCCGGGATTGGCGGGCTCGATCTCCAGCGCCCTGGCGACCGCGGCCTCGGCCTCGGCCAGGGCGCCGCGCTGCAGATGCAGCGTGGCCTGATGGTTGTAGGAGTGGGGGTCGGCGGGATTGGCACTGACGGCGCGGCCGGCCCAGTCGAAGGCGGCGGCGAAGTCGCCACGCCGCGCGGCGATGTCGCTCATGCGGCGGAGGAAGCCGGGATTGGCGGGCTCGATCTCCAGCGCCCT from Rhodovastum atsumiense harbors:
- a CDS encoding tetratricopeptide repeat protein — translated: MQDLDLLADPTNPGRTVRLSLDLQRQGDLDGAEQAIRWALDFNPSNALLLGRLGELAAYKGNLDAAIDWVERGLAALPATTGLRNQLAGLHLRRGEAAAAEATVQEGLEIEPEHPALLRRMSDIAARRGDFAAAFDWAGRAVSANPADPHSYNHQATLHLQRGALAEAEAAVARALEIEPANPGFLRRMSDIAARRGDFAAAFDWAGRAVSANPADPHSYNHQATLHLQRGALAEAEAAVARALEIEPANPGFLRRMSDIAARRGDFAAAFDWAGRAVSANPADPHSYNHQATLHLQRGALAEAEAAVARALEIEPANPGFLRRMSDIAARRGDFAAAFDWAGRAVSANPADPHSYNHQATLHLQRGALAEAEAAVARALEIEPANPGFLRRMSDIAARRGDFAAAFDWAGRAVSANPADPHSYNHQATLHLQRGALAEAEAAVARALEIEPANPGFLRRMSDIAARRGDFAAAFDWAGRAVSANPADPHSYNHQATLHLQRGALAEAEAAVARALEIEPANPGFLRRMSDIAARRGDFAAAFDWAGRAVSANPADPHSYNHQATLHLQRGALAEAEAAVARALEIEPANPGFLRRMSDIAARRGDFAAAFDWAGRAVSANPADPHSYNHQATLHLQRGALAEAEAAVARALEIEPANPGFLRRMSDIAARRGDFAAAFDWAGRAVSANPADPHSYNHQATLHLQRGALAEAEAAVARALEIEPANPGFLRRMSDIAARRGDFAAAFDWAGRAVSANPADPHSYNHQATLHLQRGALAEAEAAVARALEIEPANPGFLRRMSDIAARRGDFAAAFDWAGRAVSANPADPHSYNHQATLHLQRGALAEAEAAVARALEIEPANPGFLRRMSDIAARRGDFAAAFDWAGRAVSANPADPHSYNHQATLHLQRGALAEAEAAVARALEIEPANPGFLRRMSDIAARRGDFAAAFDWAGRAVSANPADPHSYNHQATLHLQRGALAEAEAAVARALEIEPANPGFLRRMSDIAARRGDFAAAFDWAGRAVSANPADPHSYNHQATLHLQRGALAEAEAAVARALEIEPANPGFLRRMSDIAARRGDFAAAFDWAGRAVSANPADPHSYNHQATLHLQRGALAEAEAAVARALEIEPANPGFLRRMSDIAARRGDFAAAFDWAGRAVSANPADPHSYNHQATLHLQRGALAEAEAAVARALEIEPANPGFLRRMSDIAARRGDFAAAFDWAGRAVSANPADPHSYNHQATLHLQHGNLTAAEVTVGKALELDPTNSGFLRRMSDIAARRGDFEAAFDWADRAIVANPADPHSYNHQATLHLQRGALAAAAAEAAVARALEIEPANSGFLRRMSDIATRRGDFEAAFNWAKRAVAANSFDAHSHIQLAKLHLQKNDINSAREATCAALDLLPTNTELVRQLSYINALKH
- the tnpA gene encoding IS66-like element accessory protein TnpA, encoding MDGVVEIITGRERRRRWSTAEKLRLVAETQETGASIRAVAARHGVCESLLFTWRRQVREGVLTAAETPIFMPVRMIDAAPTAAPAPPPPAARPSAPARPAAPSGLIEIELGNGRQVRVGSDVNLAALRRVLAALRE
- the tnpA gene encoding IS66-like element accessory protein TnpA, whose amino-acid sequence is MDGMARDGGLASRVSAGGGRRQWSAAQKAAIVAESYATGVRVSEVAARHGVNESLVFTWRRQARTLQTMEASEKANEELRSPPASFVPVLLCDDAAADQRQQRVAGSIEIAVADVSIRVTAGVDAATLAMVLAAVRGVG